A genomic segment from Desulfofundulus luciae encodes:
- the cooS gene encoding anaerobic carbon-monoxide dehydrogenase catalytic subunit, with protein sequence MPRFRDHSHTCRPSDAPRVVDPKVVKRSIDPAVLEMIDVAKERGVITTFDRVVAQQPQCQFGYKGICCRFCMMGPCRIKADEGPASKGICGASVWTVVARSVGLMLLTGAASHSEHASHMAHTLLECAEGHAPDYSIKDPDKLRRIARRIGIETEGKDDRTLAKEVAEAALADYSRLKGFGESTWVKTTITPGRLEKFRTHNIMPSGVYNTISELVSQAHIGMDNDPVNIIFSALRVALADYTGMHVGTDLSDVLFGTPKPVVSEANMGVIDPAKVNIVLHGHNPILSDIIVQAAREMEDEARAAGAAGINLMGICCTGNEVLMRHGVPLVTSFASQELAITTGAIDAMVVDVQCIMPSIRTVAECFHTVIITTSPIVKIPGSYYLDFQTTKAIENAKQAIRLAIEAFKQRDPNKVHIPNIKNKVVAGWSLEALYELFRTVEPDNPVKALTDAILNGELKGVALLAGCNNLKRFQDDTHITIAKEMIKNDVFTVATGCAAQGCAKLGLLAPEAMELAGEGLKKFLARISEKANLSTPLPPIFHMGSCVDNTRASDLLMDMANTLGVDTPKVPFVASAPEAMSGKAVAIGSWFVAMGTPVHVGSMPPVEGSDLIYSILTQVASDVYGGYFIFEMDPNVAAQKMLSALEYRTWKLGVHRKVAEDFESALCQNY encoded by the coding sequence GTGCTAGAAATGATCGATGTAGCCAAGGAAAGGGGAGTAATTACCACCTTTGACCGGGTGGTGGCACAGCAACCCCAATGTCAGTTTGGCTACAAAGGAATTTGCTGCCGGTTTTGTATGATGGGTCCCTGCCGGATTAAAGCCGACGAAGGTCCCGCCAGCAAAGGAATTTGTGGCGCCTCCGTATGGACCGTTGTGGCCCGCAGCGTCGGCCTGATGCTGCTTACCGGTGCAGCTTCCCACAGCGAGCACGCCAGCCATATGGCCCATACACTCCTGGAGTGCGCCGAGGGACATGCTCCAGACTACAGCATCAAGGATCCAGACAAGCTGCGCCGGATAGCCAGGCGCATTGGTATCGAAACCGAAGGCAAGGACGACAGGACCCTGGCCAAGGAAGTGGCCGAAGCAGCGCTGGCCGACTACAGCCGGTTAAAGGGCTTTGGTGAGTCCACGTGGGTAAAAACTACTATTACCCCGGGACGGCTAGAAAAATTCCGCACCCATAACATTATGCCAAGCGGTGTTTATAATACCATTTCCGAACTGGTCAGCCAGGCACATATCGGCATGGATAACGACCCGGTTAATATTATCTTCAGCGCCCTGCGGGTAGCGCTGGCCGACTATACAGGGATGCACGTGGGTACCGACCTTTCCGACGTGCTCTTCGGCACTCCCAAACCGGTGGTCAGCGAAGCCAATATGGGAGTCATTGACCCGGCTAAAGTAAACATCGTCCTCCACGGGCACAACCCGATCCTCTCCGACATTATTGTCCAGGCCGCCAGGGAAATGGAAGATGAAGCCAGGGCCGCGGGAGCCGCGGGCATCAATCTGATGGGCATCTGCTGTACCGGCAACGAGGTGCTCATGCGTCATGGTGTACCTCTGGTTACCTCCTTTGCTTCCCAGGAACTGGCCATTACTACCGGAGCCATCGATGCCATGGTGGTGGACGTGCAGTGCATCATGCCGTCGATCCGCACCGTTGCTGAGTGCTTCCATACCGTGATTATCACCACTTCACCTATTGTCAAAATTCCTGGATCTTATTACCTGGACTTCCAAACCACCAAAGCGATCGAAAATGCCAAACAGGCAATCCGGCTGGCTATTGAAGCCTTTAAGCAAAGAGACCCCAACAAAGTACACATCCCCAATATCAAGAATAAGGTGGTGGCCGGCTGGAGTTTGGAAGCCCTTTATGAACTCTTCCGCACCGTGGAACCAGACAATCCTGTGAAGGCCCTTACCGATGCAATTTTAAATGGCGAACTGAAAGGGGTGGCCCTGCTGGCGGGCTGCAACAACCTGAAACGCTTCCAGGACGACACCCATATCACCATTGCCAAGGAAATGATTAAAAACGATGTCTTTACCGTAGCCACCGGTTGTGCCGCCCAGGGCTGTGCCAAGCTGGGACTGCTGGCTCCCGAAGCCATGGAACTTGCCGGCGAAGGGCTGAAGAAATTCCTGGCCCGGATCAGTGAAAAGGCCAATTTGAGCACTCCGCTGCCGCCCATTTTCCACATGGGTTCCTGCGTGGATAATACCCGGGCCTCCGACCTGCTAATGGATATGGCCAACACGCTGGGCGTAGATACACCCAAGGTGCCTTTCGTTGCATCCGCCCCCGAGGCTATGAGCGGCAAGGCAGTAGCCATCGGTTCCTGGTTTGTAGCCATGGGCACACCGGTACACGTGGGCTCCATGCCGCCCGTAGAAGGCAGCGATCTCATTTACAGCATCCTTACCCAGGTAGCCAGCGACGTCTACGGTGGGTACTTCATTTTTGAAATGGATCCCAACGTGGCCGCTCAAAAGATGCTCAGCGCTTTAGAATATCGTACCTGGAAACTGGGCGTGCACCGCAAAGTGGCCGAGGACTTTGAATCCGCCCTGTGCCAGAACTATTAA